One window of Ciconia boyciana chromosome 10, ASM3463844v1, whole genome shotgun sequence genomic DNA carries:
- the ATP5MC3 gene encoding ATP synthase F(0) complex subunit C3, mitochondrial has product MFACAKLATSPSLIRAGSRVLYRPISASVLSRPEVKTGEGNSTLNGAQNTVSRLALREFQTSAISRDIDTAAKFIGAGAATVGVAGSGAGIGTVFGSLIIGYARNPSLKQQLFSYAILGFALSEAMGLFCLMVAFLILFAM; this is encoded by the exons ATGTTCGCCTGCGCCAAGCTCGCCACCTCGCCCTCCCTG aTCCGTGCTGGATCAAGAGTCTTGTACAGACCAATTTCGGCATCTGTGTTGTCTAGGCCAGAGGTCAAGACTGGAGAG ggCAACTCAACACTTAATGGGGCCCAAAATACTGTCTCCCGACTAGCACTTAGAGAATTCCAGACTAGTGCTATCAGCAGGGACATTGACACTGCTGCCAAATTTattggtgctggtgctgccacAGTAGGTGTGGCTGGTTCTGGTGCTGGTATTGGAACAGTCTTCGGTAGTCTAATCATTGGTTATGCCAG aaatccttctctgaagcagcagctgttctCATATGCTATCCTGGGATTCGCCCTGTCTGAAGCTATGGGTCTCTTCTGTCTGATGGTTGCTTTCTTGATCCTATTTGCCATGTGA